From the genome of Sulfurovum sp. NBC37-1, one region includes:
- the galE gene encoding UDP-glucose 4-epimerase GalE produces the protein MSPSSSDYQPSTVLVTGGAGYIGSHTIILLVEAGYDVVIFDNFCNSSRESIRRVEKIVGKEIPTIEGDIRNKADLRAVFNEHKIDAVIHFAGLKAVGESVEQPLRYYDNNVYGTVALCKVMQEHGCKSIIFSSSATVYGDPATTPITENFPTSATNPYGRSKLFIEEILRDLYVADNNWKIVLLRYFNPVGAHPSGTIGEDPSGIPNNLMPYITQTAVGKLSCLSVFGDDYETHDGTGVRDYIHVMDLADGHVKALDRLKDFNKVMTINLGTGTGYSVLDMVKAFEKASGKEVPYCFAPRRPGDIAKCYTDPSYAKEVLGWEATKGIDEMCKDSWRWQEKNPQGYR, from the coding sequence ATGTCACCATCAAGCAGCGACTATCAGCCATCAACCGTTCTCGTTACCGGCGGTGCCGGATATATCGGTTCCCATACAATCATCCTGCTTGTTGAAGCAGGCTATGATGTGGTGATCTTTGACAACTTCTGCAACTCTTCAAGAGAAAGTATCCGAAGGGTTGAAAAGATCGTAGGCAAAGAGATCCCGACCATTGAAGGTGATATCAGGAACAAAGCTGATCTTCGTGCTGTTTTTAATGAGCACAAGATCGATGCAGTCATCCATTTTGCGGGCCTAAAAGCCGTGGGTGAATCTGTAGAACAGCCTCTCAGGTACTACGACAACAATGTGTACGGCACTGTCGCACTCTGTAAAGTGATGCAGGAACATGGCTGCAAGTCCATCATTTTCAGTTCTTCCGCTACGGTATACGGAGATCCTGCAACGACACCGATTACGGAGAATTTTCCGACATCTGCGACGAATCCCTACGGCAGAAGCAAACTCTTCATCGAAGAGATACTACGCGATCTCTATGTAGCCGACAACAACTGGAAGATCGTTCTGCTTCGCTACTTCAACCCCGTAGGTGCCCACCCCTCGGGAACCATAGGCGAAGATCCCAGCGGCATCCCCAACAACCTTATGCCCTACATTACCCAGACAGCGGTTGGAAAGCTCTCCTGCCTGAGCGTTTTCGGTGACGACTACGAGACCCATGACGGTACAGGTGTACGTGATTACATTCATGTTATGGACCTGGCTGACGGACATGTCAAGGCCCTGGACAGGCTCAAGGATTTCAATAAGGTCATGACCATTAACCTTGGTACCGGTACAGGGTATTCCGTGCTTGACATGGTCAAGGCATTTGAAAAAGCTTCCGGTAAAGAAGTACCTTACTGCTTCGCGCCAAGACGTCCCGGTGATATTGCCAAATGTTATACCGATCCCTCTTATGCCAAAGAGGTATTGGGATGGGAAGCGACAAAGGGAATCGATGAAATGTGCAAAGACAGCTGGAGATGGCAGGAAAAGAATCCGCAAGGCTATCGCTAA
- a CDS encoding phosphomannomutase/phosphoglucomutase, with translation MPINKSIFREYDIRGIYNKELNEQSVKLIGYHLGQKIGKGKAVSIGYDARSHSPVLRDYLTSGLNAAGCTVLDMGMVATPVNYFSNYQKIEDLNPKTPHSSLLTPHLEASPDTSIMITGSHNPSEYNGFKITLDKTPFFGEDIYTLGDAIIADQARIVPDDTEKIDIDVKTPYINFMIKEFSHLKGLDKKIVIDCGNGVADTVITDIFDALQFNYTGLYCEPDGTFPNHHPDPSVEKNLADVKAALKKEGDIAFAYDGDADRIAVLTHKHNIKGDQMALLYAMKMENPTVIGEVKCSQVMYDELERRGAKAIMYKTGHSNLKVKMKETNADLACEVSGHIFFKNRYFGYDDAIYATLRMLELIAEGIDLDKEIEALPTVYSTEELNVETTEEEKFAIIDKVKELLINPPADFPVIKSIIDVDGVRINFDKGWGLVRASNTTPVLVTRFESTDETLAKEYEEKVNQLIESAKVLL, from the coding sequence ATGCCAATCAACAAATCCATCTTTCGTGAATACGATATCAGGGGCATCTACAACAAAGAGCTCAACGAACAATCTGTAAAACTCATAGGCTACCACCTGGGACAGAAGATTGGTAAAGGCAAGGCAGTATCCATCGGTTACGATGCCAGGTCACACTCCCCTGTTTTAAGAGATTATCTCACCTCAGGACTCAACGCAGCAGGCTGTACAGTACTTGACATGGGCATGGTAGCCACTCCGGTAAACTACTTTAGTAACTATCAAAAGATCGAAGATCTCAACCCAAAAACCCCTCACTCCTCACTCCTCACTCCTCACTTGGAAGCATCCCCCGACACTTCCATTATGATAACGGGATCACATAATCCTTCCGAATATAACGGCTTCAAGATCACCCTTGATAAAACACCTTTCTTTGGTGAGGATATTTACACACTCGGAGACGCCATAATCGCCGATCAGGCCAGGATTGTGCCTGACGATACAGAGAAGATCGATATCGATGTCAAGACCCCTTACATCAATTTTATGATCAAAGAGTTCAGCCATCTAAAGGGCCTGGACAAGAAGATCGTCATCGACTGTGGCAACGGCGTGGCAGATACGGTTATTACAGATATATTCGATGCTCTACAGTTCAACTATACCGGGCTCTATTGTGAACCGGACGGTACTTTCCCAAACCATCACCCGGACCCTTCGGTAGAAAAGAATCTTGCCGATGTTAAAGCTGCTTTGAAAAAAGAGGGGGACATCGCTTTTGCCTATGACGGTGATGCCGACCGTATCGCGGTACTGACGCACAAACACAACATCAAAGGCGACCAGATGGCACTGCTTTATGCCATGAAGATGGAAAACCCTACCGTTATCGGAGAAGTCAAATGTTCACAGGTCATGTATGATGAGCTTGAACGACGCGGGGCCAAAGCCATCATGTACAAAACCGGCCACTCGAACCTCAAAGTCAAAATGAAAGAGACCAATGCGGACCTTGCCTGCGAGGTCAGCGGCCATATCTTCTTCAAGAACCGCTATTTTGGCTATGACGATGCCATCTATGCCACGTTGCGTATGCTTGAGCTCATCGCTGAGGGTATAGACTTAGACAAAGAGATAGAAGCACTCCCGACTGTCTACTCGACCGAGGAGCTAAACGTAGAGACCACGGAAGAAGAGAAATTCGCCATCATCGACAAAGTCAAAGAACTGCTTATAAACCCTCCTGCAGATTTCCCTGTCATCAAGAGCATCATCGACGTGGACGGTGTACGCATCAACTTTGACAAAGGATGGGGCCTGGTAAGGGCTTCCAACACCACTCCCGTACTTGTCACCCGTTTTGAATCAACAGATGAAACATTGGCAAAAGAGTATGAAGAGAAAGTCAATCAATTAATAGAGAGTGCAAAAGTATTATTATGA
- a CDS encoding glucose-6-phosphate isomerase has protein sequence MINKLYFSSENKQIQQHAFESIKKEQPTIGYYTLPDQDISPILHYYQTIPDKINTIVVIGIGGSSLGAKAVYEFVKPVKVLKRKLYFFESTDPINITTLLSKIDLENTHFLVISKSGTTVETFSIYKYIYSLHSNPSSYTFITDPNSPLEHYAKEIDASVLHLPNNIGGRFSVLSTVGLVPLALCGVDIQALLNGARIVKESFFNDGYLKDTLLKKAAYYAKNHAHYHINCIFAYSESLKYFCEWYVQLWGESLGKHQRHSAFHVGLTPIGLIGPKDQHSFLQLIMEGTRDKSVTFIKIEDFNDAITIPDISLPHLESLDVLNGLPFEKLINMQCDSVMEALLNENDIPIDLISIPKTDEANIGSLIFYYELLTSLVGELIDVNTYDQPGVEAGKIILKKKLQE, from the coding sequence ATGATCAACAAACTCTACTTCTCTTCTGAAAACAAGCAGATACAACAACATGCTTTTGAATCAATAAAAAAAGAACAGCCTACGATAGGATACTATACCCTTCCCGATCAGGATATCTCTCCTATTTTGCATTATTACCAAACGATCCCAGATAAAATCAATACGATCGTAGTCATTGGAATCGGAGGAAGTTCACTCGGCGCTAAAGCCGTTTATGAATTCGTGAAACCTGTCAAAGTACTCAAGAGAAAACTTTATTTCTTTGAAAGTACAGACCCCATTAACATTACCACGCTTCTTTCAAAGATCGATCTTGAAAACACACATTTTCTTGTTATTTCAAAATCTGGAACTACGGTAGAGACCTTCTCCATCTACAAATATATCTATTCACTACACAGTAATCCATCATCCTATACGTTCATCACAGATCCAAACTCACCGTTGGAACATTATGCAAAAGAAATCGATGCATCTGTTCTTCATCTGCCGAACAATATAGGAGGACGTTTCTCTGTGCTTTCAACTGTTGGGCTCGTTCCACTCGCACTCTGCGGTGTAGATATTCAAGCCCTGTTAAATGGTGCTCGTATTGTCAAAGAGAGTTTTTTCAATGACGGATATCTCAAGGATACACTATTAAAAAAAGCAGCCTATTATGCTAAAAATCATGCCCATTATCATATCAACTGTATCTTTGCCTACTCCGAATCTCTCAAATATTTCTGCGAATGGTATGTCCAGCTCTGGGGGGAAAGTCTGGGCAAACATCAGCGACACTCGGCGTTCCATGTCGGCCTGACCCCTATCGGACTCATCGGTCCAAAAGACCAGCACTCCTTCCTCCAGCTCATTATGGAAGGGACACGAGATAAATCAGTCACATTCATCAAAATCGAAGATTTCAATGACGCCATTACCATACCGGATATCAGTCTGCCACATTTGGAATCACTGGATGTTCTCAACGGCCTTCCTTTTGAAAAGCTAATCAATATGCAATGCGATTCTGTCATGGAAGCCCTGCTTAATGAAAACGACATTCCCATCGACCTGATCAGCATTCCCAAAACCGACGAAGCCAATATTGGTTCTCTCATCTTTTACTATGAACTTCTCACCTCATTGGTCGGTGAACTCATCGATGTCAATACGTATGATCAACCGGGAGTTGAAGCAGGGAAGATCATTTTGAAGAAGAAATTGCAAGAATGA
- the galU gene encoding UTP--glucose-1-phosphate uridylyltransferase GalU: protein MIKKCLFPAAGYGTRFLPATKATPKEMLPVLTKPLIQYGVEEALEAGITTMAVVTGRGKRAIEDHFDISYELEHQIKGTSKEPLLNEIRELIAQCTFSYTRQTEMKGLGHAILTGETLIGNEPFAVILADDLCNNNGNDPVLKQMVAVYEKYQCSVIAIEEVPMDQTDKYGIIAGNLVDNTDDTYRVTDMVEKPDPEDAPTNMAIIGRYILTPDIFNILRNTQPGKGGEIQITDALLEQAKQGKVIAYKFKGKRFDCGSVNGFVEATNYFYRNLH from the coding sequence TTGATCAAAAAATGTCTATTCCCTGCTGCAGGATATGGAACCCGTTTTCTCCCTGCTACAAAGGCCACCCCCAAAGAGATGCTCCCTGTCCTCACCAAGCCTCTTATACAATATGGTGTTGAAGAAGCACTTGAGGCTGGTATCACTACTATGGCTGTTGTTACAGGTCGAGGGAAACGTGCGATAGAAGACCACTTTGACATCTCATACGAACTGGAACATCAGATCAAAGGTACCTCCAAGGAACCACTGCTCAATGAGATCCGTGAACTCATTGCCCAATGTACCTTTTCCTATACCAGACAAACAGAGATGAAAGGTTTGGGACATGCCATCCTTACGGGGGAAACACTCATAGGAAACGAACCTTTTGCCGTCATTCTTGCAGATGACCTCTGTAACAACAATGGAAATGACCCTGTACTGAAACAAATGGTGGCAGTTTATGAAAAATATCAATGTTCTGTTATAGCCATCGAAGAAGTACCTATGGATCAAACCGACAAATACGGCATCATTGCCGGAAACCTTGTTGACAATACTGATGACACTTACAGAGTGACAGATATGGTAGAAAAACCGGACCCTGAAGATGCACCGACCAATATGGCCATCATCGGACGTTACATCCTCACACCCGATATTTTCAATATTTTGCGTAATACCCAGCCGGGTAAAGGCGGGGAGATCCAGATTACCGATGCACTGCTTGAGCAGGCAAAACAGGGAAAGGTCATTGCCTATAAATTCAAAGGCAAGCGTTTTGACTGTGGTTCGGTTAATGGATTTGTTGAGGCTACGAATTATTTTTATCGAAATTTACATTAA
- a CDS encoding IS256 family transposase encodes MKVKENKIEFDLQELAPLLIANKTEGFRQVGEKILNAILEKEFEAFIGAGRHERNEERKDYRNSYKERQLKTTLGQLNLLRPYARSGKFETKLFENYSRIDKALVSMIVESYLKGVSTRKVEAVVSALDIELSHSTVSNLSHELDELVTEFKTSPLRSYYPYLYVDSLYLKVFNGSRFVSKAVMIAIGVNEEGYREILDIAPMESEAVSTYEDFFDGLKERGIKKVDLIISDGHKGIKKTASESFVGSSWQLCSVHFKRNLMKVVPQKDIKTILEEINVILHSKTMQDAIDYASGMASAYEISHPKLIKYLTKNLMDVLTFLAFLKAHHRKIHSTNVLERFNKEVKRRTKVVGAFPGDNSVLRLLVPLAVDTNAKWLDRKYVSWNNLVQSDEAEEEFTENF; translated from the coding sequence ATGAAAGTAAAAGAAAATAAGATAGAGTTTGACCTGCAGGAGTTGGCACCGCTGTTGATAGCCAATAAAACAGAAGGATTTAGACAGGTAGGAGAGAAGATCCTCAATGCGATATTGGAGAAGGAGTTCGAAGCCTTTATCGGTGCAGGTCGTCACGAACGCAATGAAGAGCGAAAAGATTACCGTAACAGCTATAAAGAACGACAGTTAAAGACAACCCTGGGTCAATTGAATCTGTTACGTCCCTATGCCAGAAGCGGAAAGTTTGAAACCAAACTCTTCGAGAACTATTCCCGGATCGATAAAGCCTTGGTGTCGATGATCGTTGAGAGTTACCTCAAAGGGGTTTCCACCAGAAAAGTAGAAGCAGTGGTCTCGGCACTGGATATTGAACTTTCTCATAGCACGGTCAGTAACCTGAGCCACGAACTGGATGAACTGGTCACAGAATTCAAAACTTCACCGCTAAGATCCTACTATCCCTACTTGTACGTGGATTCACTCTATCTGAAAGTCTTTAACGGTTCACGGTTTGTCTCCAAAGCAGTGATGATAGCCATAGGAGTCAATGAAGAGGGATACAGAGAGATACTCGATATTGCACCAATGGAAAGTGAAGCTGTCTCAACGTATGAAGATTTCTTTGATGGTTTAAAAGAACGGGGAATAAAGAAAGTGGATCTTATTATCTCTGATGGACACAAGGGGATCAAAAAAACTGCCAGTGAAAGTTTCGTAGGCTCAAGCTGGCAGTTATGCTCGGTACACTTTAAGAGAAACCTCATGAAAGTCGTACCTCAAAAGGATATCAAAACTATCCTTGAAGAGATAAATGTGATTCTGCATTCCAAAACTATGCAGGATGCTATTGACTATGCCAGCGGTATGGCTTCAGCCTATGAGATCTCACATCCAAAACTGATCAAATACCTGACCAAGAACCTGATGGATGTACTGACATTTCTGGCATTTCTAAAAGCACATCATAGGAAAATTCATTCTACAAATGTATTAGAGCGATTTAACAAGGAGGTAAAGAGAAGAACGAAAGTGGTAGGTGCTTTCCCAGGTGACAACTCAGTACTACGCCTGTTGGTGCCCCTGGCAGTGGACACCAATGCCAAGTGGCTGGATAGAAAGTATGTTTCTTGGAATAATTTGGTACAATCTGATGAGGCTGAGGAAGAATTTACAGAAAATTTTTGA
- a CDS encoding transposase gives MTQRVLNFTVESTDERLTPRAGEAILGEYFQAIELEELCNSHFPTPGSNHGYQPFEIVQPLLLMLHAGGRVLEDIRTIASDKGLRALLDIKRMPTADTIGKWLKRTGLQGVYALEHVSRILLKRYLKSVNEPLILDMDSVKNFL, from the coding sequence ATGACACAGAGAGTGTTAAATTTTACTGTAGAAAGTACCGATGAGCGCCTGACACCAAGAGCAGGTGAAGCAATTTTAGGTGAGTACTTCCAAGCTATTGAGCTTGAAGAACTTTGCAACTCTCATTTTCCAACTCCGGGAAGTAACCATGGATACCAACCCTTTGAGATCGTACAGCCGTTATTGCTGATGCTGCATGCTGGCGGCAGGGTGCTTGAAGATATACGCACCATTGCTTCGGATAAAGGGCTTCGTGCATTATTGGATATCAAGCGTATGCCAACAGCAGATACGATAGGAAAGTGGCTGAAACGCACAGGGCTTCAAGGTGTCTATGCTTTGGAACATGTCAGCCGTATCTTACTGAAACGATATTTGAAGTCTGTAAATGAACCGCTCATCCTAGATATGGATAGCGTCAAAAATTTTCTGTAA
- a CDS encoding sugar transferase — protein MKDIISKAIFIFFDIIMIMLAIYFSYVIRGELEGLEEHTIPLSQYLQFYPLFVVPILLFTYEGIYSYRYDFWHESRLILKGIVFSAILIFAYLAMTQMIVEYSRLVIGISFVLMATLIPLSKNINKKIMHKLGLWQKKAKIYGNDPFLTDEIYGNPYLGYIKPKANETPSTVFINSKENDLPTLKKIISSQIKDSYEVIFIPLMDDYDLTHSHIYDLANTRTNLIVFQNRLKSPIRTQFKNISDFTLSLMIFPFLIPIMLFIAYKIKHNNPNEKILFKQKRLGKSGKPFSCYKFQTMYENGNKILEAYLKEHPEEIAYYETYHKYKNDPRVTEIGHFLRHTSLDELPQIYNVFRGDMSFIGPRPYMLNEKGKIGEELETILSVKPGITGLWQVSGRSDVDFYSRVELDVWYIRNWNLWMDLVILLKTIKTVLVREGAS, from the coding sequence ATGAAAGATATAATATCAAAAGCCATATTTATTTTTTTTGATATTATAATGATTATGCTTGCTATCTATTTCTCCTATGTGATCCGAGGAGAACTTGAGGGGTTGGAAGAACATACGATTCCTTTAAGCCAGTACCTTCAGTTTTATCCCCTTTTTGTTGTACCTATACTTCTCTTCACCTATGAGGGTATTTACTCGTACCGATACGATTTTTGGCATGAAAGCAGACTAATACTCAAAGGAATTGTATTCTCAGCTATACTTATATTTGCATACCTTGCTATGACACAGATGATCGTTGAATACTCACGACTCGTTATTGGAATTTCTTTTGTACTAATGGCCACTCTCATACCTCTTTCAAAAAATATTAATAAAAAAATAATGCATAAATTGGGACTCTGGCAAAAAAAAGCCAAAATATACGGCAATGATCCTTTTTTAACCGATGAAATCTACGGAAATCCCTACTTGGGTTATATAAAGCCAAAAGCCAATGAAACACCATCAACCGTATTTATCAATTCAAAAGAGAATGATCTTCCTACTTTGAAAAAGATCATTTCATCTCAAATAAAAGATAGCTATGAAGTGATTTTTATCCCTCTTATGGACGATTATGACTTAACACATTCGCATATATATGATCTTGCCAATACACGTACCAATCTCATAGTATTTCAAAACCGTCTAAAAAGCCCGATCAGAACACAATTCAAAAATATATCTGACTTTACCCTTTCATTAATGATCTTTCCTTTTTTAATTCCGATTATGCTTTTTATCGCCTATAAAATCAAACATAACAATCCCAATGAAAAAATACTTTTTAAACAAAAACGTTTGGGAAAGAGTGGAAAACCTTTTAGTTGCTATAAATTTCAAACCATGTATGAGAATGGTAATAAAATATTGGAAGCATACCTAAAAGAACATCCAGAAGAGATAGCCTATTATGAAACATATCATAAATACAAAAATGATCCCCGCGTTACAGAAATCGGACACTTTTTGCGCCATACTTCCCTAGATGAACTACCTCAGATATATAACGTTTTCAGAGGTGATATGAGTTTTATAGGTCCCCGCCCCTATATGCTCAATGAAAAAGGAAAGATAGGCGAAGAGTTAGAAACTATACTCTCTGTAAAACCAGGAATAACTGGTCTTTGGCAGGTAAGTGGACGTAGCGATGTGGATTTTTATTCACGTGTGGAACTTGATGTCTGGTACATCAGAAACTGGAATTTGTGGATGGATCTTGTCATTTTACTTAAAACAATCAAAACTGTTCTTGTCCGTGAAGGAGCAAGCTAA
- a CDS encoding HAD hydrolase-like protein: MIEAIMATYDIDLPCFWMIGDKQSDIDLAENAGIGHSIAIGNTKIEKADYFFPSIAECKRFLEENPAIITA; encoded by the coding sequence ATGATAGAAGCAATAATGGCAACCTACGATATCGATCTGCCCTGCTTCTGGATGATCGGCGACAAACAAAGCGACATCGATCTTGCAGAAAATGCCGGTATCGGCCACAGCATTGCGATCGGCAATACAAAGATTGAAAAGGCGGACTATTTTTTCCCTTCAATAGCAGAGTGCAAACGTTTTTTAGAGGAAAATCCAGCTATAATAACTGCATAA
- a CDS encoding bifunctional heptose 7-phosphate kinase/heptose 1-phosphate adenyltransferase, with protein sequence MDKIRAKDARIAVVGDLMIDHYILGECERISPEAPVQVLGGEDANAALAEQLLSHAGANCDTVIQQEKCVTTRKSRVITSNQQIIRFDDESREDISLGSQYALLTDLQKNIFSYDVVLLSDYGKGVLTPTLTRDIISPCQSPRQTGIGRSQRD encoded by the coding sequence ATGGATAAGATCAGAGCCAAAGATGCCAGGATCGCCGTAGTGGGCGATCTGATGATAGACCACTACATCTTGGGGGAGTGTGAACGTATCTCTCCCGAAGCACCCGTGCAGGTGCTGGGGGGGGAAGATGCCAATGCCGCGCTCGCAGAACAGCTTCTCTCCCATGCAGGCGCGAACTGCGATACCGTCATTCAGCAGGAGAAATGCGTCACGACCAGAAAAAGCCGTGTGATCACCTCCAACCAGCAGATCATCCGTTTTGACGATGAGAGCAGAGAAGATATTTCCTTAGGCTCACAGTATGCGCTTCTCACAGACCTTCAGAAGAATATCTTCTCTTATGATGTAGTACTGCTTTCCGACTACGGCAAAGGGGTCCTTACCCCGACACTTACAAGGGACATCATCTCCCCTTGCCAAAGCCCACGACAAACTGGTATTGGTAGATCCCAAAGGGACTGA
- the rfaE2 gene encoding D-glycero-beta-D-manno-heptose 1-phosphate adenylyltransferase, with product MVDPKGTDHSKYEGATLLTPNRKEASLATGIELSDHDALREAGFKLKDELSLAYSIITLSEEGIAIFNDGMHIIPTVVREVYDVTGAGDTVLASLGVAIASGLDITEACGFANKAAAIVVAKVGSATATLNEIEEYEHSLNKGQAESKIKDFAQIERIAKRLRAQGRKIIFTNGCFDILHRRHATYLQQAKALGDFLIVGFNSDESIRRLKGESRPVNDLEDRGFLLAALESVDYVVPFTEDTPYELIKRVIPDVLVKGADYEGKEVVGSEIAKKVKLIDFVEGKSTSSIIGKISGSSC from the coding sequence TTGGTAGATCCCAAAGGGACTGACCACAGCAAATACGAAGGTGCCACGCTTCTGACACCGAACAGGAAAGAAGCTTCTTTGGCCACAGGCATCGAGCTTTCGGATCACGACGCGCTCAGAGAAGCCGGTTTTAAACTCAAGGATGAACTTTCCCTTGCCTATAGCATCATCACACTGAGCGAAGAGGGGATCGCCATTTTCAATGACGGGATGCATATCATCCCCACGGTCGTAAGAGAAGTGTATGATGTCACAGGTGCGGGCGATACGGTACTTGCATCACTGGGCGTCGCCATAGCAAGCGGGCTTGACATTACCGAAGCCTGTGGATTCGCCAACAAGGCGGCCGCTATCGTTGTGGCAAAGGTCGGTTCGGCTACAGCGACACTCAACGAGATAGAAGAGTATGAGCATTCACTGAACAAGGGACAGGCGGAAAGCAAGATTAAGGACTTTGCGCAGATAGAACGCATAGCCAAACGTCTGAGGGCACAGGGAAGGAAGATCATCTTTACCAACGGCTGTTTCGACATTCTCCACCGCAGACATGCGACCTACCTGCAGCAGGCCAAAGCGTTGGGAGATTTCCTCATCGTCGGCTTCAACTCCGATGAGAGTATAAGACGACTCAAAGGTGAATCAAGGCCGGTCAACGACCTTGAGGACAGGGGTTTTCTTCTGGCCGCACTGGAAAGCGTCGATTATGTCGTACCCTTCACCGAAGACACCCCTTACGAACTAATCAAACGTGTCATACCTGACGTGCTTGTCAAAGGAGCAGATTATGAGGGTAAAGAGGTGGTCGGTAGCGAAATCGCCAAAAAGGTAAAGCTCATTGATTTTGTCGAGGGGAAAAGCACTTCATCGATTATCGGGAAGATTTCCGGGAGCAGTTGTTAA